In the Hordeum vulgare subsp. vulgare chromosome 7H, MorexV3_pseudomolecules_assembly, whole genome shotgun sequence genome, one interval contains:
- the LOC123408925 gene encoding coniferyl alcohol acyltransferase-like: protein MGLPKRASAGNGLPIRVLSRRLVKASDPSIKPHVAAFNNLDLYPNSAQGSVTCVYPKPPTGDFNSVVAAFDAHLPSFLNYFYPMAGRIAVNPSSGMPELHCFNQGTELIVGDAGVELWTLDWGLSEESLKRIQLPYAAEVPLSVQLVSFTCGGFAVVWATNNLIGDGNVGIMLVRMWSELVRSGTISEGGPSHDRSLFSPREPPQYDPSLDGMFTQWDHEHEVNALTAEASFIERLYYVEERDIAMLREAASTEGQQATRVQAVSAYLWKVLAGIVDASKLLPEAEKRCRMLWWVDGRKRVSSPELRSALRNYAGNVTSYVLADEAVGTVLSKPLVEVASMVREAITSVNYDELYQDMVDWLEVHKPQKFIETSFIGLGSPTITQTVWTTFPNDTDFGFGHAALAMPVDANLGRLCTGFLCVSAKPGNPGTWIISAFIWPRLAAALESDQQRVFKPLTAEYLGLTRANYALRDAVFSRPRL from the exons ATGGGTTTGCCTAAGCGCGCGAGTGCAGGCAATGGGTTGCCCATCAGGGTGTTGAGCCGGCGGCTGGTGAAAGCCTCTGACCCCTCCATCAAGCCGCATGTGGCCGCCTTCAATAACCTGGACCTCTACCCCAACTCGGCACAAGGGTCGGTGACGTGCGTCTACCCCAAGCCTCCTACCGGCGACTTCAACTCCGTTGTGGCCGCCTTCGACGCCCACCTGCCGTCCTTCCTCAACTATTTCTATCCCATGGCTGGGCGCATCGCGGTCAATCCGAGCTCCGGCATGCCCGAGCTCCACTGCTTCAACCAAGGAACGGAGCTCATCGTGGGAGACGCCGGCGTGGAGCTGTGGACCCTGGACTGGGGCCTGTCGGAGGAGTCGCTGAAGAGGATCCAGCTGCCGTACGCGGCGGAGGTGCCGCTCTCAGTGCAGCTGGTGTCCTTCACCTGCGGGGGCTTCGCCGTCGTGTGGGCGACCAACAACCTTATCGGCGACGGGAACGTCGGGATCATGCTGGTGAGGATGTGGTCGGAGCTGGTGCGGTCAGGGACCATCTCCGAGGGCGGACCCAGCCACGACCGGTCGCTGTTCAGCCCTCGTGAGCCGCCGCAGTACGACCCGTCGTTGGACGGCATGTTCACCCAGTGGGACCACGAGCACGAGGTGAACGCCCTGACGGCGGAGGCAAGCTTCATCGAGCGGCTCTACTACGTGGAGGAGCGCGACATCGCAATGCTGCGCGAGGCGGCGAGCACGGAGGGCCAGCAGGCGACGCGCGTCCAGGCGGTGTCGGCGTACCTGTGGAAGGTCCTTGCAg GTATCGTGGACGCGTCCAAGCTGCTGCCCGAGGCCGAGAAGCGGTGCCGCATGCTCTGGTGGGTGGACGGCCGAAAGCGGGTGTCATCTCCAGAGCTCCGGTCGGCGTTGCGCAACTACGCAGGGAACGTGacgtcgtacgtgctggcggacgAGGCTGTGGGCACGGTGCTGAGCAAGCcgctggtggaggtggcgagcatgGTGCGGGAGGCCATCACGTCCGTCAACTACGACGAGCTGTACCAGGACATGGTGGACTGGCTGGAGGTGCACAAGCCACAAAAGTTCATCGAGACGTCCTTCATCGGTCTCGGCAGCCCCACGATAACGCAGACGGTATGGACGACCTTCCCCAACGACACCGACTTCGGCTTCGGCCACGCCGCGCTGGCGATGCCGGTGGACGCCAACCTCGGGAGGCTGTGCACGGGGTTTCTGTGCGTCTCCGCCAAGCCGGGAAACCCAGGAACGTGGATCATCAGCGCCTTCATATGGCCTCGCCTCGCGGCCGCGCTAGAGTCAGACCAGCAGCGTGTCTTCAAGCCTCTCACCGCGGAGTACCTTGGTCTTACCCGTGCCAACTATGCGCTGCGTGACGCCGTGTTTTCAAGACCTCGTCTCTGA